Sequence from the Streptomyces peucetius genome:
GGTGGCCCCGTCCTCGCCCGACGGCGCCACGGCGGGCGAGTCTGTCGCGGCCGCCGGCGTCGGTATGGCCGTGCCCGGCGGAGGCGTCGCCGGGGACGGAACGTTCCTCTTCGAGGACGCCGTTCGTTTCACGGTCCCCTTGCGGTTCAGGGTCTCCCTGGGCCCGGCGGACGGCGCAAGGCGAGGGCCTGAGCCGGCCGGCCGGGCCGCCGTGGCGCCCGCCGGCGCCCCGCCCGCAACAGACGCGCACGGGCAGTCGGGTGCCGCTCTCGCGGTCGAGAGGGACGTCGACGCGGCCCTGGTCAACTTCCGGCTCGGACAGGAGCGTGCGTACCTCGACCGTGCCGCCGACAAGGCCGCACGCGACGCCTACTACGCGGGGGCCCGCACCGGTGACGGCACGGCGCTGCGCACGGCACTGACCCGGCTGCTGGAGGACACGCACGCGCCGAGGCCGGCCTACAAGCCGATCCGTCTCGTGTACCCGTGGGTCGACCTGCACAAGGACGGCCGGCTGCGCAGCATCTACTCCGGCAGGACCTTCACGGCCGAGGAGCTCATCCGCTCCGACGCCGCCGTCGAGACCGCCCGCATCGCACGTCTGGAGGAACTCCTGGTGCGTGAGAGCACCGCGGGGCCCGCCGAACTGGCGGCGGAGTTCGACGCCCTGGAGGCGTCGATGCCCTTCAACTGCGAGCACGTCGTCCCGCAGTCGTGGTTCGCCAAGAAGGAACCCATGCGGGGAGACCTCCACCACCTCTTCGCCTGCGAGGTGGGATGCAACAGCTTCCGTGGCAACTTCCCCTACGTCGACTTCCCGGGCTTCGAGGAGGCCGTCCGGCACGAGTGCGGAATGCGCGAGGCGGTGGGATTCGAGCCCGAGAAAGGCAAGGGCGCCGTCGCGAGGGCCACCCTGTACTTCCTGCTGCGCTACCCCGGACTCATCGGTGATGCCGCGCGGGAGTTCCCCGAGGAGCGGCTGCCGGTGCTGCTCTCCTGGCACGACCGCGAGCCGGTGAGCGAGTACGAGTTGCACCGCAATGCCGCGATCGCCGAGATCCAGGGCAATCGCAACCCGCTGATAGACCACCCGGAGTGGGCCCACGAGCTCGACTTCTCCGGCGTGTGGCCCTGAACACCCCTGCCAGACGAGCCGGCGCGGCCGGCCGCGCGGATGCAGCGTCAGATGCCCGCCCGCCGGGCGGCCGCGACGGCAATGCAACCTCGGACCGCCGGGCTCGGGCCGCAGCTCCACCGTCCAGGTGCGCGGCCCCGGCCACTGTGTGGTCCAAGGCCTCATGGCGTGCGCCTACCTCCCTGCTCATGACGCGGGTTGACGGCCCGGCGTGCTGCTCTGGCACCGCAGTGGGGGAGTGCGGTGGCAGCACACCGTAGTTGCAGACCTCTGCACCCCAACGCGCCGCCCCAGAGCGGGCACAGGACCCATGCCGATCGTGGAGGTCGTCAGGGGCGGGACGGCGACGCCGCCGTCGGCGGTGTGAGCCTGCTCGGAGGTCCGAACCGACTGCGCTGGGAGACGACGGCTCCGCTGCCGGTCACGGTGCGGGGTCCTGCACGACCGGCAGTTCCGCGAGGCCGCGGAAGGCCGGGAACGGGACCTCCATCCACTTCGGCTCAGCCGCGGGGTCGGCCGGAGCGAGTTTCGGGAACCGGCTGAACAGGCTGGTGAGGGCGAGCTGCATCTCCAGCCGCGCCAGCGGAGCGCCCAGGCAGTAGTGGCTGCCGTGGCCGAACCCCAGGTGGGCGACCGGCTTGGCGAAGATGACCATGGCGGTGATCGAGCCGAGCACCACGCCGACGGCGAGGTTGTGGGTGACGACCACGGCGACGACGGTGACGACCATGACGGTGGTCTCGCCGACCGGCATCCGCTTGAGCGTCTTCGGCTGGACCGACTGCCAGTCGAACGTGGCGAAGGAAGGGAGTCCGCGATCCGCGAGGTGATCAGGGGCACCGGCTTCACCAGGTTCCGCCGAGCAGCGCAGACCCCGTTCAACCCCGTGTACGAGATCCGACCGTAGCGCCGCCCGGGCCGGCGCGGTTGCAACGGTCGGCCACCGGGCGAAGATGGAGCCATGGAGAAATTGCCGGGCCGACAGGAAGGCGGCTGGCCATGGGTGAGCACGTTGGCGCCGGTGACCTCGATATCTGGACGGAACAGGTCGGTCAGGGACCGGACGTCCTGCTCATCGGCGGCTTGGGCGACACCGTCGAATCGTGGCAGTTCCAGCTCGACGGGCTCTCGGACCGTTACCGTCTGATCGCCTTCGACAACCGGGGGGCCGGCCGGACCGCGATGCCTGACGGTCCCGTCTCCGTGGAGATGATGGCGGACGACGCAGCCGCGCTTCTCCGGGCTGTTGACGTTTCCTCTGCACATGTGGCGGGCTTCTCCGGCGGCAGCATCATCGCCCAGGAGCTGGCGCTCCGCCACCCGGAGCTGGTGCGCAGCCTCGTCCTGCAGAGCACATGGCCGGTGATGGACCCGTACCTGCGCTCCTGGGCACGGTTCATCCGGTGGCTGGTGGCGGTCGCTCCGAGTGAGCGCGCGTTCCTTGAGGGCTTCTATCTCGACATCTACACAGCGCGGGCGCACAACGACGGAAGCGTCGACCAGACCATCCAGGAGGTGCTCGCCTTCCCCCACAAGCAGGCGGTCGAGGATGTCCAGCGGTTTCTCGATGCCTTCATCGACCACGACACCACCGACCGCCTGCCGCGGATCGCAGCGCCGACGCTCGTCCTCGCCGGCGGCCGCGACACGACCGCGCGTCCGCCGCTCTGCCGCGCCGTGGCCGAACGGATCCCGGACGCCCTGTTCGAAGTCATGGAGGAGGAGGCACACCAGCCCTTCCAGGAAGTGCCGGACGAATGGAATGCGCGTGTCGATGCGTTCTGGCGGGACACGGGGACACGCGGCTGAACCATCCATGCCACCTCACCGGTGACAACCTGCTTTCCCGCGACGCCGGAAAGGCGGCCGGTGGCTGTAGAAGCCGGTGGCCAAGAAGGCACAACCGCGCAGGAGACGGCCCGGACGGACGCCGGAGTACGTGTGCGGCCGCTGTCCGCGGGCCGTCAGCAGCAGCCGCCGTCCGCCGCGCCCGCGACCGCTGCGGAACGGCAGAAGCAGGACGCGTTGATCGGTACGTCCGCCATGGCGGACGCCAGCTTCAGTTGCTGGGCCACGATCTGCGCTTCCGCGGTCTTGCCCAGACGCCGGAGACACTCGTGGAATCCGTGCAGCGACCATACGTTGCCGGGGTGTTGTGAAGGACGCGGCAGGGTGTCATCGAGGCCCAGGTCGGCCCGGTAGACGGCCTCCGCCTCTTCCACGCGCCCCTGTTCGAGAAGCAGGGCGCCGTACGCGTGCCGGGTGGGCTGCATCCATCCCCACGGCTCGTCGTAGGGAAGGCTGTCGTCGAGTGCGATCGAACGCTCCAGCGCGGCGAAGGCGGCCTCGTGGTTCCCCTTGCGGTACTCCAGTTCGCCGTCGAGCATCGCCGACGCGATCGCGAGGATGTCGACGCAGGTGTTGTTGAAAAGCGTGCGTGACTCGGGTACGCGGGAGAGGGCCTCACGGAACAGTTCGCGTTCGGCTTCCGCCTCGGGGATCCGGCCGGTGGCCGAGCAGGCGACGCCGCGGGCGTAGCGGAGCATCGCGGTGGTCACGCAGTACAGCTGCGGGTCGGCGGGCAGCGGCAGTTCCAGGATGTCGGACCAGCGGCCGAAGCGGATGAGTACGTGCACCCGCATGGCGAGGAAGCCCTCCAGCCAGTCGGCCATGGGCGGACTGGGCACCCTGAGCAGTTCCTCGGGGATGGAGGCTTCGAGTTGTGCGGCGGTCTCCAGGGCGGTTGCCGACCGGCCGAGGAACATCGCACCGTAGATCTTGAAGTGGTAGTTGTGCGAGCGGTACAGGGTGTAGAAGTTCATCGCGCCGGCCCGTGCGTAGTACTTTTCGTCGGCGGTGATCGCGGTGCTGTTGTCCGACACCACACGCCGGTAGTCCCCGCAGAGCACCTCCAGGTGTGTGGGCATGTGCTGAAGGTGGCCGGCGTCGGGTACGAGACCGCGGAGCCGGTCCGCGACGGGCAGGGCGGCCTCGGGGGTCGGGGACATTTCCATGAGGTGGATGTACATGTGCAGAAGGCCGGGGTGCTTCTTCCCGGGCCCGGTGCTGATCGCCCGTTCGAGGACCGCCTTGGCCTCCAGCGTGCGGGCGCCTTCCGCGGGCAGCCCGGTCCGCAGGTCCCACAGCTGCCAGGGCGTGAGGTTCATCTGTGCGTCGGCGTGGAGTGTGGCGACATCGAGGTCATCGGGAGCGAGTTCGTACACGGCGCGCATGCTGTCCGCGTAGGCCTCGTTCCACACCGAGCAGTCCTCGACCGCTTCCGCCTGCGGGTACCGGTACCGCAACGCTTGGATCAGGGCCTGTTCGACGGGAGTGGCGCCGGCCGCCTTCTCGTGCGCGCGTTCGACGGCCGCGTGGGTACGCCCGACGGTGCGCGCCAGATCCTCGCCGTCGAAGAACTCCCAGGGCTTGTTGTAGTTCGGACCGAGGGCGTAGGCGATGCCCCAGTAGGCCATCGCGCAGTCCGGATCCGCCGCGGCGGCGGCTTCGAAGCAGGAAACGGCCTCCTCGTGGTGGAAGCCGTACGACCAGAGCAGCCCGCGGTCGAACCACATCTGCGCGGACGGGGAGGAGGTCGTCACGGGGCGGGTATGGGTGCCGAGATCGTAGTAGTCCATACGTCTCTCCTGAGGTACGGCCCGGTCGGCCAGGTGGACGCGCCGCGACCGGCACGCACTGTCCCAACGTGGTGAAGGCCTCCGGGGACACCTGCAGCCGAGGGTAGAACGTATCTCGCCAGGCCGGGAAACGCGCGCGTCGGGCTTGGTGTGGTTCCCGGCGAGGCGGAAGAGGCGCCAGCCGATGCCGGCTGGGCTGCCCGCTACGTCGGGTGTGGACGTGCGTGATGCACCCCACCTCCATGCCCGGGGGCGACCGCCGAGGCTCGTCAACCGCTGGGTGCCGGGGAGGGCTGGCACTCCTCGTGCCACGGTGCACGCGGACTCGGGGCCATCCGTGACCGCCCGGCGTCCCGCCTGGAAGCCTGCCCGGTCCCGGCGCACCACTGGCGGTAGAGGGGCTCGCAGTCCTGTGTCCAGGCGTCGGGTTCGGGCCAGGATGGGAGGCCACGCGGGCGGCGCCGGCCTCCCGCAGGTGACCGAGGATGTCGGCCATGCCGTGATCCGGGTCGCTCTCCGCGATGGGACGCCGTCGTATCCGGGGTCAATGGGGCGGCCCTACTGGATCCACTTCGCGGAAGGCGGCGGTACTTGTCGTAGCCGCGGCCGGCGAAGAGTCGGCCCGGCGGCTGACGTGGTCGCCAGCGCGTCCCGCTGATGCCGGGTATCGCGTCCAGCAGGTGGCATCAGCTGCGTGATGTCGTGACGGTTTCCGCTGGTCAGCGAGACGGCCAAGGAGGTGCCGTGCCGGTCGGTGATCAGGTGGTGCTTGCTGCCCGGACGCACACGGTCGACCGGCGAAGGTCCGGCCCGCAGCCCGCAGCTCGGCCAGCAGTACCTCGTGCAGCTGCGGCCAGACACCGCCTCGGTCCAGTCCCGCAGACGCCGCCAGGCCGTCACACTGCCGCAACCGACCTGTTCAGCCGGAACACAAGGTCCAGGGGGTGGCAGCCGCGGGTGTGCGGGGGAGAGCTGGATGCGTTTCCCCGGAACAGTAGCAGCAGCAAGAAGTGCCGCCGCAGGCCCGGCAGTAACTGCCGTCACTGACACCCGGGGTAGGGCTTCACCGTGACTCGAAGAGGTTTGACTAGTTGTTGGCGCAGCAGGACTGGCGGGCGGTCGCTGCGCGGTTCGATGAGGTGCAGCACCAGGGTGCGGGTGCTTGTGGATCTTCCGCCGATGACCTTCGCCGATGCCGCTGTAGTGGCCGGGCGCGCCGACGGCACCATCCTCGTCGCCTGGTGCCGAGCCACCAGGGCCCGGCAGCTTCGCCGGGCCGTCCAGGCGCTGACCAACGTCAACGCACGCCTCCTCAGAGGCGTCCTGAACATGGCACCGTCGCAAACGAATGCCTACTACTACCGCTACACAGCCAACGGTGCCCGCTCGGACCAAGCCATGCTGCCAACACCTGCAACGTCGTCGGAGCAGGAAACCCGTCCGCAGGTCGGCAGTCAGACATGACCCTGGAGCTGTACTGAGCTGACCGCGGGGCTGGCGCCGCGACCCTCGTTTTACGACGCGACCGGAGGCGTTCGTGGCGCGGGTCAGACGGTGAGAGTGGGCCAGGGGACATCGGTTTCGACAGCGTCGGTGTAGTCGACGCCGGGGACAGAGAAGCCGTAGAGGCGGCAGACTTCGTTGCTGAACCAGTCGAGGTCGGCGAGGGCGGGATGGCGTCCCGGCGAGTGGTGTAGCGATGCGCATCCCCAGGGCACCGCAGGTCGCGGCGCGAGTCCGCCCGACGACTTCCGGCAGGATCCTGACCACGCCTGAGAGACAGCGCAGACGAGCCCCCGGACGCAACCCACCGCGCAGCCTGTCGGCCGCATCAGGATCGGTGTGGTCCGGATGCCTGCACCACTCCGCGGGACGCCATCCTGCTGCCTGCGCAGCTCCCGTCGCATCACGCGGTTCGCTCGAGCCAACCGAAGTCGATGTCGGCAGTCGGCCCGGTCACTACGCCCATGCCGAGCACATAGCGCTCCTGGAGGCCCTGTTCCGCGAGGAAGCGCTGATAGCCGATGCGAGCCTTGTAGTCGTCGCCTTCTGGGCAATCATCGACAACGATCACGCCATTGGGGGAGAGCAGCGGATACACCTTGGTGAGTGCGGCGTACACCGGCTGGGAGAGGTCCACATCGACAAGGCAAGCGGAGATCTGTTGCGGGAGCTGCTCGGACGGGATACGGCAGATGTCGCCCTGGACGAACCGGATATCCGGGGCGCCCATCTTGTGCGCCGCACGTCGCACGGATGGTAGCGAGATGTAGTCGAAGGACTTGCGCAGTCGACGCGGGGTGCCGAGCGCCACGTCCGCATCGAACTGCTCGGGCACAAAACCATTGAATGTGTCGATCGCGACATATGGCTTGTGGATGCCGGCCTGGCGCAGCATGCGATCGCTCCACATCGCCGTTCCGCCGAGCGAGCAGCCGACTTCCACTACTGAACCGGGGGCGTGGCGAGTCTGCATCAGCACATGGGTCCACGCATAGAGCCGCTCCGGCCCGATCCTGATCGGCGGACAGTTGTTGATGTAAGGGCCGAAGGGGGTGCGCTTGATGAGCCCGTACACCCGGGCACGCATGAGGCTTTCCATGGGGATCACTCCTGAGGGGCGGGATCTTGGAAGCGTGGCGGGCGCAGTGTGCTGCGTGCCAGATAGGAGGGGTTGTTGCGGAGGTAGCGACGCCACAGCCGGCGCGGCTCCTTCATCAGGCGGTACGCCCACTCGAGACCAGCCTGCTGGATCCATCCCGGCGCCTGGGGCTTGAGGCCGGCGTGGAAGTCGAAGGCAGCGCCGACCCCCAATAGGACGGGCGGCTGCAGTCGGCCGCGGTGTTCCGCCATCCAGAGCTCCTGCTTGGGCGTGGAGAGGCCAACCCAGACCAGATCAGCGCCTGAGGCGTTGATGGCGGCCACCACCGCCTCTGACTCCTCGGCTGTCAGCTGCCGGTAGGGCGGTGAGTACGTGCCTGCGATCTTCAGGCCGGGAATCTGTTCGCCAAGCCGCTGACCGAGCAGTTCGGGTACGCCGGCAGCACCGCCGTACAGGAACGAGGACCAACCCCGCACGGCAGCTCTTTCAAGGACGGCGAGCATGAGATCGGGGCCGTAGACCCGGCGCATCCAGGGCGCCCCGGCCCGGTGGCCGGCCCAGACCATGGGCATACCGTCGGGGACGGTCAGACCGGACGTGTTGTGGACGTGGCGCAGTACCGGATCACGTTGGGCTTCCATGACACCGTGTACTCCGGTGACGCAGACGTACGTGCGCTCGCCGGTCTCGATCCAGCGGGCGATCTCGTCGACGGCGGTCCGTGGTGTCACCGCACTGACGCCCACACCCAGAACGTCGACTCGGGGATGGCGCCCCATCAGATCTGCCGGGTGCCGCTGCCGAGTTGCGCCTTCACTTGGTCGTACACCCAGCGATAGGTGACCTCCAGGCCGTTG
This genomic interval carries:
- a CDS encoding endonuclease; the protein is MAISERVSEAEADYLSQLEAAARRYTDRTAERERTRSVLDDRGVLYADEPERVGKRLARLGADWSLARAIENSPTEPAATAGSTLPLPPGSFDADVLGLERLIGRNNLTPVAFLEDGTRAARPVGRITTAGPGGGHGTGFMVSPSLLLTNNHVLRSRETAGRSVVAFNFQAGPDGEALTPVVFPLEPQRFFVTERALDFSLVAVAQRNARGDPLSAFGWLPLSGAQGKVILGEFVNVIQHPRGEPKQLALRENQVVDLLDRFLHYASDTDQGSSGSPVFNDQWEVVALHHSAVPVTDAANRPLSVGGGVWTPETGEHRIAWKANEGVRISRVLQALREITLTGGEARLRDEVFTAPAAPPPMAASHRSVAPSSPDGATAGESVAAAGVGMAVPGGGVAGDGTFLFEDAVRFTVPLRFRVSLGPADGARRGPEPAGRAAVAPAGAPPATDAHGQSGAALAVERDVDAALVNFRLGQERAYLDRAADKAARDAYYAGARTGDGTALRTALTRLLEDTHAPRPAYKPIRLVYPWVDLHKDGRLRSIYSGRTFTAEELIRSDAAVETARIARLEELLVRESTAGPAELAAEFDALEASMPFNCEHVVPQSWFAKKEPMRGDLHHLFACEVGCNSFRGNFPYVDFPGFEEAVRHECGMREAVGFEPEKGKGAVARATLYFLLRYPGLIGDAAREFPEERLPVLLSWHDREPVSEYELHRNAAIAEIQGNRNPLIDHPEWAHELDFSGVWP
- a CDS encoding alpha/beta fold hydrolase, with translation MGEHVGAGDLDIWTEQVGQGPDVLLIGGLGDTVESWQFQLDGLSDRYRLIAFDNRGAGRTAMPDGPVSVEMMADDAAALLRAVDVSSAHVAGFSGGSIIAQELALRHPELVRSLVLQSTWPVMDPYLRSWARFIRWLVAVAPSERAFLEGFYLDIYTARAHNDGSVDQTIQEVLAFPHKQAVEDVQRFLDAFIDHDTTDRLPRIAAPTLVLAGGRDTTARPPLCRAVAERIPDALFEVMEEEAHQPFQEVPDEWNARVDAFWRDTGTRG
- a CDS encoding tetratricopeptide repeat protein, with amino-acid sequence MDYYDLGTHTRPVTTSSPSAQMWFDRGLLWSYGFHHEEAVSCFEAAAAADPDCAMAYWGIAYALGPNYNKPWEFFDGEDLARTVGRTHAAVERAHEKAAGATPVEQALIQALRYRYPQAEAVEDCSVWNEAYADSMRAVYELAPDDLDVATLHADAQMNLTPWQLWDLRTGLPAEGARTLEAKAVLERAISTGPGKKHPGLLHMYIHLMEMSPTPEAALPVADRLRGLVPDAGHLQHMPTHLEVLCGDYRRVVSDNSTAITADEKYYARAGAMNFYTLYRSHNYHFKIYGAMFLGRSATALETAAQLEASIPEELLRVPSPPMADWLEGFLAMRVHVLIRFGRWSDILELPLPADPQLYCVTTAMLRYARGVACSATGRIPEAEAERELFREALSRVPESRTLFNNTCVDILAIASAMLDGELEYRKGNHEAAFAALERSIALDDSLPYDEPWGWMQPTRHAYGALLLEQGRVEEAEAVYRADLGLDDTLPRPSQHPGNVWSLHGFHECLRRLGKTAEAQIVAQQLKLASAMADVPINASCFCRSAAVAGAADGGCC
- a CDS encoding TylF/MycF family methyltransferase, with product MESLMRARVYGLIKRTPFGPYINNCPPIRIGPERLYAWTHVLMQTRHAPGSVVEVGCSLGGTAMWSDRMLRQAGIHKPYVAIDTFNGFVPEQFDADVALGTPRRLRKSFDYISLPSVRRAAHKMGAPDIRFVQGDICRIPSEQLPQQISACLVDVDLSQPVYAALTKVYPLLSPNGVIVVDDCPEGDDYKARIGYQRFLAEQGLQERYVLGMGVVTGPTADIDFGWLERTA
- a CDS encoding WecB/TagA/CpsF family glycosyltransferase, whose amino-acid sequence is MGVSAVTPRTAVDEIARWIETGERTYVCVTGVHGVMEAQRDPVLRHVHNTSGLTVPDGMPMVWAGHRAGAPWMRRVYGPDLMLAVLERAAVRGWSSFLYGGAAGVPELLGQRLGEQIPGLKIAGTYSPPYRQLTAEESEAVVAAINASGADLVWVGLSTPKQELWMAEHRGRLQPPVLLGVGAAFDFHAGLKPQAPGWIQQAGLEWAYRLMKEPRRLWRRYLRNNPSYLARSTLRPPRFQDPAPQE